From the genome of Neodiprion pinetum isolate iyNeoPine1 chromosome 3, iyNeoPine1.2, whole genome shotgun sequence, one region includes:
- the tefu gene encoding serine-protein kinase ATM isoform X1 produces the protein MPRYEQAFHDVCSLASSSRVSDRKKCIVKLIELYDSAEAIEELDTNSKTQNGTATTWTAIMYSVHKVLLHEAERSMRVDDKPSGSTSKLSRAQENKESVQRSNSITILDTIKKANSSEIFLKCDDLVGLILQIFSDHKYMDYQKIYLTILVNHVLPVKQYQTNMSSGHWKELLDSCIGLYKNPHPNIDKILILRAICGIVQHGCTQSHLALRLKGILQFLVEVLNDAKSDPRNLSDDTFKLVNAVCQQVGPESRMALCEFGEIVMRSAIDLNGSCAKYDWMLLVVRAHHPGSVTQNHNAAYACNWDTWNNILRAIYCMVINNLALEFVTDSFIQLACEVSWQLKDDSTSIDSDISINESIFLPQPPKRRRTVIGVQGMIDVLITTPLNESKYSVQILSTLITEYSECVKESNFLPLLEFLNTSLNACTDTDVMFQLWQLGIVMVEFEKKLSTDLIKNTEIQAIWLKIWNTTLRSVSKKENDDQVHKLLQSLLVNKKVIDTNDLLNLYLKDTVTWSKSSIHSLLVFCQHNILQLSAEPPVHENNLMLHNDVPVKVRLLQWVLAIPQSKWNVEFPIEDVCELLVGLTLKSWHNVIEVNVSNVSQSRLGMNNESLSNHFLPRKSARDSLTSMERVHLLTAFESNLCDETNINSFPQSKALRNNVLYVKTNCDILVNDLVTKNTLISESKFVNILILQTAVVAKVFSNFCQLNIAQESMKVSFGIIIKNSLQEISLSIEEMIKSKRKLRGKSLIDILAALYVLYNTPYHTDIIDILRSSTESNMLKNILSLTDIERLRNMNDESKMDDCNTSIGYIQNMNDLSERHRLIRKSDEFQKTDSLSEANIIRMKACTVCASFCCMVNSDGMTQRQENLQVTLLQSDNYDLTQIYDLKMALQVLKSLTSCQSASLSGKMIQSSLKLLQQLCIIWHKDNEAATSILKILSKLLFHMSSTGTVVQRQNSLRILHKFHDFLQNKNNYGPSTYVTFIHCLEMIAKIDTTFEWAKWHTNADRPVVEDILMYIQSPFHVVRLQAIKCLQILFASCDVNLEWLKGFFCNLKTVVDSLFVVQGELKAKVKEDERTNRVASALHMMGIVISSSAIFRSEALLTTFRLTVDKTVNSNITQKMLASISATLQMKESSSLVEKHLNYLLTHWLENGCSLKKFPLHLAHCSSDHEFYQKHMDIIVPIVTQKCSLKEAYNLCNQFGMAFNKVVENCFPRLIAWLLPCISADPVTPSASISVLDIRRATDVFNQFYNNENEFRTVQKMSVLLENNLKSVILDMIKRLHDEDHFMEFLTVSIKFSSNDPPHFKHEDIMRSFRYLDENMMRPGHSLLHLLATEKQHVIEAVLLDLKCSIYNVNTIEDKSKALHHYMYFSMMLVQQIDRNYFDQISAYIIRDICYTLINLTQENLRCIRQASCGYLYHVLKYILPTRHTEIEPILRSIVTSMIPIVKTNETRHASNILTFLIVEQNHLLGEAIGRLDSFPMDEVFQVLRDIHFKLKYKSWQKHSLENEIRHFLNTRSENTGDYSIAELENLLEQLETRKIELKEIYQSLGSVQRFSEDCAVSILHQLICALVKLTSSSDPDISLRAAKCLGELGPAHLSTMILQPESDHKELLADPMLACTYRMLVLLSSFLIHTDVLLLTATSEALYKIMASYWGEKICVEKSFNNLKLQFEVTKELLRIEYIRPFVAKPSQVKEIYTIDQINFINCIDQDQKLWFSKSKRSHNDWISDITCEILNCFSNSYLKHLIPVCRANVFFCEKILPWIIHLILHIEKELCTGICDYINRFFDLHFMNTNESKNKSSPSDMHYNICLNQQSVQCMLNVVDYVRSQSVDNYQFPLNYLHVAKAAQYCSAYFTSVLYAELWCEKLLKECPVIDYSTPIDYISDIESENGNVLQEILREACIKIGDPDAIYGCGRSYFQNASAKIEHYVQLRKWNKVLLAYDIEVSLGNKKATKGLLDALQHSGLQYLLGAFVKTIDRSDEEIDSNCRYECAWRLSDWSISTSQQMINLQQENCISLQASGNNNYPLFHYRALKSFHELDTDGLKTSINNGRVSIINTLRNISLESCKTIYPALSQLQMLREIEEIYFAKINDYSLMIEKWRTQDSMGVNDFEYIEPILSQRIVLLQSNEKSKNEVIKNALVDTYFRLNQLSKKHGYFQTSARVLGSLAKQVELSAEVKTNLEYEEAVLAWMSGDQELGRHLLHNLLLNETLSLSMQAQAFAQYGNWMAETKSENPQRVIDKYYLTSLKYSEQIKNPTERDKKNVLDTQAALAQFADVQYQRILSYMKSPQFESFKECVAYSEMTAETLSKHPKDVDERRAANFNKIQTSNDMAELENIEKEKNMYLLFALKYYILTLQQGEDHNLLVFRLVSLWLDNTHNKESSDLLEAYLNKLQSYKFVLLVPQLAPHMTNSGDVFSNQIYDLLRRCAIEHPHHTLPVLLALMNSHKDHEFQKGKKRQKISPEPRVLAAQKLIENLMSTNINPIIQEMQKLAHSLIMLANLETAKSNSQKFPVPNHSHSVQQIEKFKYTLIPTLSIDIKPNKIYDRIVSIEKYANEFELVGGINAPKKITCLGTDGIRRNQLVKGRDDLRQDAVMQQVFTVMNMLLKTSKEANKRRLNVRTYKVVPLTRRCGILEWCNNTLPLSAILEGSPGYLGLHKKYYPNDYTTRQCRMKMEAVFKKSNQEKLRVYIDCCKHLHPVFHYFFLESFSSPETWFERRLAYVHSVATTSMIGYILGLGDRHVNNILMDKLTAEVIHIDFGIAFEQGKVLPTPETVPFRLTRDIEAAMGVSGVEGVLRRSCEETIIVLRHHKEIIITLLQVLLYDPLFSWAITPAKAYSLQKGEQEGSSEQPKAAGEINKLAERALLRLEQKLQGTEEGSASSVVGQVERLIQEAHDPTNLSRLYHGWQPYL, from the exons AAATgcattgtaaaattaatagaGCTGTATGACAGTGCCGAAGCTATAGAGGAACTTGATACAAATTCAAAGACTCAGAATGGAACAGCAACTACTTGGACTGCAATTATGTACTCTGTACATAAAGTATTGTTACAT GAAGCAGAGAGATCAATGCGAGTGGACGATAAACCATCAGGTTCCACATCTAAACTATCACGAGCACAGGAAAACAAGGAGTCCGTTCAGCGAAGTAATTCGATTACTATATTGGACACAATCAAGAAAGCGAACAGctctgaaatatttctaaaatgtGACGACCTTGTGGGACTgatacttcaaattttttctgatCACAAATACATggattatcaaaaaatatacctCACTATTTTGGTGAACCATGTACTGCCGGTTAAACAATACCAAACTAATATGTCATCTGGTCATTGGAAGGAATTGTTGGATAGTTGTATTGGATTGTACAAAAACCCACATCCTAACATTGAcaagattttaattttgagGGCAATTTGTGGCATAGTACAACATGGCTGCACACAATCACATCTTGCTCTAAGGTTGAAAGggattcttcaatttttag TCGAAGTCCTCAATGATGCAAAGTCTGACCCAAGGAATCTTTCCGATGACACATTCAAACTAGTAAATGCTGTATGTCAACAAGTTGGTCCAGAAAGTAGAATGGCTCTTTGTGAGTTTGGAGAAATTGTTATGCGTTCTGCAATCGATTTGAATGGTAGCTGTGCTAAATATGACTGGATGCTGCTAGTAGTTCGAGCTCACCACCCTGGAAGTGTAACGCAAAATCATAACGCAGCCTATGCTTGCAATTGGGATACATGGAATAATATATTGCGTGCAATTTATTGCATGGTTATAAACAATCTCGCATTAGAGTTTGTAACAGACAGCTTTATTCAACTCGCTTGTGAAG TTTCATGGCAACTGAAAGATGATTCAACGTCCATTGACAGTGACATTTCAATAAatgaaagtatttttttgCCGCAACCACCGAAACGCAGGCGAACTGTCATTGGTGTTCAAGGAATGATCGATGTTCTTATAACTACCCCACTTAATGAATCTAAATACTCGGTACAAATTTTGAGCACCTTGATAACAGAGTATTCTGAATGTGTGAAAGAAAGTAATTTCCTTCCATTACTCGAATTTCTGAATACATCACTGAATGCATGCACAGATACCGATGTCATGTTCCAACTATGGCAATTGGGTATAGTTATggtagaatttgaaaaaaaactttcgactgacttgataaaaaatactgaaattcaagCAATATGGCTCAAGATATGGAACACTACTCTCAG GTCAGTAAGCAAAAAAGAGAACGACGACCAAGTTCATAAACTGTTGCAGTCTCTTCTGGTAAACAAGAAAGTAATTGATACCAATGACCTTTTGAACTTATACCTGAAAGACACAGTCACATGGTCAAAGTCCAGTATTCATAGTCTGTTGGTTTTTTGTCAGCATAATATATTACAGCTTTCTGCAGAACCACCTGTACATGAGAATAATTTGATGCTACATAATGATGTACCAGTAAAAGTACGCCTTTTACAATGGGTTTTAGCCATCCCTCAAAGTAAATGGAATGTTGAGTTTCCTATTGAAGATGTTTGCGAGCTGTTGGTTGGTTTGACATTGAAATCTTGGCACAATGTTATTGAAGTTAACGTATCAAACGTTTCTCAATCAAGGCTTGGGATGAATAACGAATCCCTATCAAATCATTTCTTGCCACGTAAAAGTGCACGAGACAGTCTTACAAGTATGGAGCGCGTACACTTGTTGACAGCATTTGAAAGTAACTTGTGTGACGAAACCAACATCAACAGTTTTCCACAAAGCAAAGCATTGAGAAACAACGTTTTGTATGTTAAAACCAATTGTGATATACTTGTCAATGACTTGGTAACGAAAAATACTCTAATCAGTGAGtcgaaatttgtaaatattctcATATTACAGACAGCAGTCGTTGCTAAGGTGTTTTCGAACTTTTGCCAGTTGAATATCGCACAAGAAAGTATGAAAGTATCATTTGGCATTATAATCAAGAATTCGTTGCAAGAAATATCGCTGTCGATCGAAGAAATGATAAAATCTAAGAGGAAGCTCAGGGGAAAATCTCTTATAGACATATTGGCAGCTCTATATGTGTTGTACAACACACCGTATCACACTGACATAATTGATATTCTTCGGTCATCCACGGAATCTAATATgctgaaaaacattttatcACTGACCGATATCGAAAGACTGCGAAATATGAATGATGAATCCAAAATGGATGATTGCAACACAAGTATTGGTTATATACAAAATATGAATGATTTATCGGAAAGGCATAGACTTATAAGAAAAAGCGATGAGTTTCAGAAAACTGATTCTCTGTCAGAAGCTAATATTATAAGAATGAAAGCCTGTACAGTATGTGCATCATTTTGCTGTATGGTTAACAGCGATGGTATGACTCAAAGACAGGAAAATTTGCAGGTAACTCTTCTACAGTCAGACAATTATGATCTGACGCAAATATATGACTTGAAAATGGCTCTTCAAGTCTTGAAGTCATTGACGTCTTGTCAGTCGGCATCACTTTCtggaaaaatgattcaaagtTCGTTGAAACTTTTACAGCAGTTATGTATAATTTGGCATAAGGATAACGAGGCTGCCACTagtattttaaaaatcttatCTAAACTGCTTTTCCACATGAGTTCTACAGGTACTGTTGTACAACGCCAAAACTCACTGCGGATTTTACACAAATTCCATgattttctacaaaataaaaataactacGGTCCATCAACATATGTTACGTTCATTCACTGTCTTGAAAtgattgcaaaaattgataccaCTTTCGAGTGGGCTAAATGGCACACTAATGCAGATAGACCTGTTGTAGAAGATATTTTAATGTATATTCAAAGTCCGTTTCATGTTGTTCGTCTTCAGGCCATAAAGTGTTTGCAAATATTATTTGCTTCATGTGATGTGAATCTTGAATGGCTGAAAGGATTTTTTTGCAATCTGAAGACCGTGGTCGACAGTTTGTTCGTTGTTCAAGGGGAACTCAAAGCAAAAGTAAAAGAAGACGAAAGAACGAATCGCGTCGCAAGTGCTCTACATATGATGGGTATTGTGATTTCTTCCAGTGCTATATTTCGCAGCGAAGCGTTGCTAACCACGTTTCGACTGACTGTAGACAAAACCGTCAACTCCAACATTACACAGAAGATGTTAGCTAGCATCAGTGCGACTTTACAAATGAAAGAATCATCTTCCCTAgttgaaaaacatttgaacTACCTTCTAACACATTGGCTGGAAAATGGGtgttctttaaaaaaatttcctttacATCTAGCTCATTGCTCATCCGATCacgaattttatcaaaagCATATGGATATCATCGTACCGATAGTCACTCAAAAATGCAGCTTGAAAGAGGCATACAATCTATGCAATCAATTTGGTATGGCATTTAACAAAGTTGTTGAGAATTGTTTTCCACGTCTCATCGCCTGGCTGTTACCATGCATTTCTGCAGACCCAGTTACACCATCTGCTAGCATTAGTGTTCTCGATATCCGACGAGCAACTGAtgttttcaatcaattttacaacaatgAAAACGAATTTCGAACAGTTCAAAAAATGTCTGTGTTACTTGAAAACAATCTAAAAAGCGTTATACTTGACATGATCAAACGTTTACACGATGAAGATCATTTCATGGAGTTTTTAACAGTctcaattaaattttcgtcCAATGATCCACCACATTTCAAGCATGAAGATATTATGCGCAGTTTCAGGTATTTAGATGAGAATATGATGAGACCTGGTCATTCCTTGCTTCACCTCCTCGCCACAGAAAAGCAACATGTAATAGAAGCAGTATTATTGGATTTAAAATGCAGTATTTACAATGTAAATACGATTGAGGATAAATCAAAGGCACTCCATCATtacatgtatttttcaatgatgCTAGTACAGCAAATAGATCGCAATTATTTTGATCAGATCTCGGCGTACATTATCAGAGATATTTGTTACACCTTGATTAATCTCACACAGGAAAATTTAAGGTGTATTCGTCAAGCATCTTGTGGTTACCTTTACCATGTGCTCAAGTACATTTTACCTACGAGGCACACTGAAATTGAACCGATCTTGAGGTCGATAGTGACGAGTATGATACCAATTGTAAAAACTAATGAAACAAGACATGCTTCCAACATATTGACCTTCCTTATTGTGGAACAAAATCACTTACTTGGAGAAGCGATTGGAAGATTAGATTCGTTTCCCATGGATGAAGTTTTTCAAGTATTGCGAGATAtacatttcaaattgaaatataaaagcTGGCAAAAGCACAGCTTGGAGAACGAAATTCGACACTTTTTAAATACACGAAGTGAAAACACGGGGGACTACAGTATTGCAGAACTTGAAAACTTACTGGAGCAGTTGGAGACGCgaaaaatagaattaaaagaaatttatcaGAGCCTTGGGTCTGTTCAAAGATTTTCTGAAGATTGTGCTGTTAGTATATTGCATCAATTAATTTGTGCATTAGTGAAATTGACTTCGTCTTCTGATCCCGATATCTCGCTCAGGGCTGCAAAATGCTTAGGCGAGTTGGGGCCTGCCCATTTATCAACAATGATCTTACAACCAGAAAGTGATCACAAAGAGTTACTCGCAGACCCGATGCTCGCATGTACTTACAGAATGCTTGTTCTCTTATCAAGCTTCTTGATCCACACCGACGTATTGCTTCTCACTGCCACATCTGAAGCCTTATACAAGATCATGGCTTCTTACTGGggagaaaaaatatgtgtcgaaaaaagtttcaataaCTTAAAACTACAGTTTGAAGTTACTAAGGAATTGCTGCGAATTGAATACATCAGACCATTCGTTGCTAAACCCAGTcaagtaaaagaaatttatacaattgatcagataaatttcatcaattgcATCGATCAGGACCAAAAATTGTGGTTCAGTAAATCGAAGCGTTCTCATAATGATTGGATATCAGACATCACATGTGAAATACTGAACTGTTTCAGTAACTCTTACTTGAAACATTTGATACCAGTTTGTAGAGCTAATGTAttcttttgtgaaaaaatattaccatGGATAATTCATTTGATATTGCATATAGAAAAAGAATTGTGCACTGGAATATGCGACTACATCAATCGGTTCTTTGATCTTCACTTTATGAATACCAATGAGTCGAAAAACAAATCATCCCCTAGTGACATGCACTATAATATCTGTTTGAATCAGCAATCAGTTCAGTGCATGTTGAATGTAGTTGATTACGTAAGATCACAGTCGGTGGACAATTATCAATTTCCATTAAATTACTTACATGTAGCAAAAGCTGCTCAGTACTGTTCAGCATATTTTACATCCGTGCTCTATGCTGAATTGTGGTGTGAAAAATTACTGAAAGAATGTCCAGTGATTGATTATTCAACGCCCATCGATTACATTTCTGACATTGAATCTGAAAATGGGAATGTGTTGCAAGAGATTCTGAGAGAAGcgtgtataaaaattggaGATCCAGATGCTATTTATGGATGTGGCAggtcatattttcaaaatgcttCAGCCAAAATAGAACATTACGTTCAGCTTCGGAAATGGAACAAAGTACTTCTTGCATATGATATAGAAGTATCGCTGGGCAACAAAAAAGCAACCAAAG GTTTACTTGATGCACTGCAGCATTCTGGGCTACAATATCTCTTAGGTGCCTTTGTGAAAACCATTGACAGGAGCGATGAAGAAATAGATAGCAATTGTCGATATGAGTGTGCCTGGCGATTGTCAGATTGGAGTATATCCACATCCCAACAAATGATAAATCTGCAACAAGAGAACTGCATTAGCCTTCAAGCTTCTGGCAATAATAACTATCCCTTATTTCATTATCGCGCACTTAAATCATTTCATGAACTTGACACAGACGGCCTCAAAACTTCTATAAATAATGGACGCGTTAGCATTATTAACACATTGCGGAACATCAGTTTGG aaagttGTAAGACGATCTACCCTGCTTTATCTCAACTTCAAATGCTGcgtgaaattgaagaaatatacTTTGCAAAGATTAATGATTATAgtttaatgattgaaaaatggcGCACGCAAGATTCTATGGGAGTTaatgattttgaatatattgaACCGATTTTATCACAACGAATAGTTTTGTTACAATCTaatgaaaaaagcaaaaacgaAGTTATCAAAAATGCTCTTGTTGATACATATTTTCGATTGAATCAGTTATCTAAGAAGCatggatattttcaaacatctGCCCGAGTCTTAG GCAGTTTGGCGAAACAGGTTGAATTATCTGCCGAAGTAAAAACTAATTTGGAATATGAAGAAGCGGTTTTGGCATGGATGAGTGGGGACCAAGAACTTGGCCGTCATCTTCTTCATAATTTGTTACTCAATGAGACCTTGAGTCTAAGTATGCAAGCACAGGCATTTGCACAATATGGAAATTGGATGGCTGAAACCAAATCAGAAAATCCGCAA AGGGTTATTGACAAGTACTATTTGACATCTCTGAAGTACAGTGAGCAGATAAAAAACCCAACagagagagacaaaaaaaatgtgttagATACACAAGCTGCTTTGGCACAATTTGCTGACGTTCAATACCAGCGAATATTATCTTACATGAAATCACCACAATTTGAAAGCTTTAAGGAGTGTGTGGCTTACTCAGAAATGACAGCTGAAACTTTGTCCAAGCATCCAAAAGATGTCGACGAGAGGCGAGCTgctaatttcaataaaattcaaaccaGTAACGATATGGCAGagttggaaaatattgaaaaagagaaaaatatgtaCTTGCTGTTTGCATTGAA GTATTATATATTGACATTGCAGCAAGGGGAGGATCACAACTTGTTGGTGTTTCGACTAGTATCTTTATGGCTTGACAATACTCATAATAAAGAATCCAGCGATTTGCTAGAAGCATATCTCAACAAACTTCAATCTTACAAATTTGTCTTACTTGTGCCACAACTAGCCCCACACATGACAAACTCTGGTGATGTATTTTCTAACCAGATTTATGATTTATTACGAAGATGTGCTATCGAACATCCGCATCATACGTTGCCAGTACTGTTGGCGCTAATGAATTCGCATAAAGATCATGAATTccaaaaaggtaaaaaaaggCAGAAGATCAGCCCTGAGCCGCGGGTTCTAGCTGCACAAAAACTGATTGAAAATCTCATGTCTACCAATATCAATCCTATTATACAAGAAATGCAGAAATTGGCACATTCCTTGATCATGTTAGCAAACTTGGAAACCGCAAAAAGTAACTCCCAAA AATTTCCAGTGCCGAACCACTCTCATTCAGTTcaacaaattgaaaagttcaaaTATACTCTAATACCAACATTATCGATTGATATAAAAccaaacaaaatttacgatcGAATTGTGagcattgaaaaatatgcgaatgaGTTTGAACTTGTTGGAGGTATTAATGCTCCCAAGAAAATTACCTGCCTGGGGACTGATGGTATTAGGAGGAATCAGTTAGTTAAG ggaAGAGATGATTTAAGGCAGGATGCAGTTATGCAACAAGTATTTACCGTTATGAATATGCTTCTCAAAACCAGCAAAGAGGCCAACAAGCGTAGACTGAATGTCCGTACTTATAAG GTGGTACCTCTTACTCGAAGATGCGGTATTTTGGAATGGTGCAATAATACGTTGCCTCTCAGTGCGATTCTTGAGGGATCTCCCGGGTATTTGGGACTTCATAAAAAATACTATCCGAATGATTATACAACAAGGCAATGCAGAATGAAAATGGAG GCAGTCTTCAAGAAATCAAACCAAGAAAAACTTAGGGTATATATAGATTGTTGTAAACATCTTCATCCAGTTTTCCATTACTTCTTCTTGGAGAGTTTCTCATCCCCAGAGACTTGGTTTGAGCGAAGATTAGCCTATGTGCACAG TGTGGCAACGACTTCAATGATAGGGTACATCTTGGGGCTTGGCGACCGGCACGTGAACAATATCCTGATGGACAAATTGACAGCTGAAGTAATTCATATCGACTTCG GTATTGCATTTGAGCAAGGTAAAGTGTTGCCGACTCCAGAGACCGTTCCATTTAGATTGACCAGAGATATCGAGGCTGCGATGGGTGTGTCAGGGGTAGAAGGTGTTCTGAGGAGAAGTTGCGAGGAGACTATAATCGTGCTCCGACATCATAAAGAAATCATTATAACACTCCTACAAGTGCTTCTTTATGATCCCCTCTTTTCATGGGCCATAACTCCCGCTAAGGCTTACAGTCTTCAAAAAGGCGAACAAGAAGGTTCCTCGGAACAACCAAAAG CTGCTGgagaaataaacaaacttGCAGAGAGAGCACTCTTACGATTAGAGCAGAAACTGCAGGGGACAGAAGAGGGTTCGGCATCCAGTGTTGTTGGGCAGGTAGAGAGATTGATTCAAGAGGCCCACGATCCAACTAATCTGTCTCGATTATACCATGGGTGGCAACCCTACCTATGA